One part of the Fusibacter sp. A1 genome encodes these proteins:
- the proB gene encoding glutamate 5-kinase — MSNIKRFDAGIDAKRIVIKVGTSSLTHPSGLLNIKKIEQLVKQLADLKNSGVEVILVSSGAIGAGMGRLKVDKAKSTLREKQALAAVGQNILMHMYFKMAAEYGFDVGQVLITREDIVDVERGANSKNVIEALLEMGVMPIINENDAVAVDEIKFGDNDRLSAMVAQLIDAQWLILLSDIDGLYDANPKEVKDAKLISHILGLSDEHRSFAGDSSTNLGTGGMTTKLMAVEIAQEKGIQTIIANSDQADVITKIMDGELIGTWFESEES, encoded by the coding sequence ATGTCTAATATAAAACGATTTGATGCGGGAATCGATGCCAAGCGAATCGTCATCAAAGTAGGAACCAGCAGTTTGACCCATCCGTCAGGTCTCTTGAACATCAAGAAGATCGAGCAGCTTGTGAAGCAGCTGGCGGATCTTAAAAACAGCGGGGTAGAGGTGATCCTGGTCTCTTCTGGAGCCATCGGCGCAGGGATGGGAAGGCTTAAGGTGGACAAAGCCAAAAGCACCCTTCGCGAAAAGCAGGCGCTTGCGGCTGTGGGGCAAAACATACTCATGCATATGTACTTCAAGATGGCTGCAGAATACGGATTCGATGTGGGTCAGGTCCTGATCACGCGTGAGGACATCGTCGATGTCGAAAGGGGAGCCAACTCGAAAAATGTGATTGAGGCGCTTCTTGAAATGGGTGTCATGCCGATCATCAATGAGAATGACGCAGTGGCTGTCGATGAGATCAAGTTTGGAGATAACGATAGGCTTTCTGCTATGGTAGCGCAGCTTATCGACGCCCAGTGGCTGATTCTCTTATCTGATATTGACGGACTGTACGATGCAAATCCTAAAGAGGTGAAAGACGCCAAGCTGATCAGTCATATCCTCGGACTATCAGACGAACATAGATCTTTTGCGGGTGATTCGTCGACCAATCTGGGTACAGGTGGGATGACGACTAAGCTGATGGCTGTCGAAATCGCGCAGGAAAAAGGTATTCAGACGATCATCGCAAACAGCGATCAGGCAGATGTGATAACAAAAATCATGGACGGTGAGTTGATCGGAACATGGTTTGAAAGTGAGGAAAGCTAA
- the proC gene encoding pyrroline-5-carboxylate reductase: protein MEKKIGFIGSGNLAYALISGMISSGEFSPSAIKASNPGNKRLEKIRGDFRIRVTHDNRKVVEFADIVILTVKPKYYKTVIDEIKDLVSENQVIVTVAAGVSTDYVENCFGKKVKVIRTMPNTPALVREAMTALCTNKHATAEDMNVAQALFNCVGDTEVVNEELMDVVTAISGSSPAIVYMFIEALADGAVLKGMNRDQAYKLVSQAVLGSAKMVRDLGVHPGQLKDNVTSAGGTSIEALFSLEKSGFRGTIMEAIEKCTNKSVYLSEQLDSDMD from the coding sequence ATGGAAAAAAAGATAGGATTTATCGGCAGCGGCAACCTCGCATACGCGCTCATTTCGGGCATGATCAGTTCTGGTGAATTCTCTCCCAGTGCTATAAAAGCCAGCAATCCGGGCAACAAACGTCTCGAAAAGATCCGTGGAGACTTTAGGATAAGGGTGACCCATGACAACCGCAAGGTCGTAGAATTCGCAGATATCGTCATCCTTACTGTCAAGCCCAAATACTACAAGACAGTCATCGATGAGATAAAAGATCTTGTAAGTGAAAACCAAGTCATCGTCACAGTCGCAGCCGGTGTAAGCACCGACTATGTTGAAAACTGCTTCGGTAAAAAGGTGAAGGTCATCAGAACCATGCCCAACACTCCCGCACTCGTAAGAGAAGCGATGACGGCGCTTTGCACAAACAAACACGCGACAGCTGAGGACATGAACGTCGCTCAGGCCCTTTTCAACTGTGTTGGCGATACTGAAGTAGTCAACGAGGAACTGATGGATGTGGTAACCGCAATTTCGGGATCATCCCCCGCCATCGTCTACATGTTCATCGAAGCCCTTGCAGACGGTGCTGTCTTAAAGGGAATGAACCGCGACCAGGCCTACAAGCTCGTATCGCAAGCCGTTCTCGGGTCTGCAAAGATGGTAAGAGACTTGGGCGTCCACCCAGGACAGCTTAAGGACAATGTCACTTCAGCCGGTGGCACCTCCATAGAGGCGCTATTTTCACTCGAAAAAAGCGGATTCAGGGGAACCATCATGGAAGCGATCGAGAAATGCACCAACAAATCGGTCTACCTGTCCGAGCAGCTCGATTCGGATATGGACTAA